DNA sequence from the Paroedura picta isolate Pp20150507F unplaced genomic scaffold, Ppicta_v3.0 Ppicta_v3_sca37, whole genome shotgun sequence genome:
GGATTAGGTGTCCAATACAACTAAAAAACATTGATGTATTCACTGGTCCCTCTGCAGCCTCGCGGTCCATAgtatacatctgcaaaggaacaaagattttgaggaccacacagcccctctttatgcctttttctacttatcttcttactaatatttgagggatatctgaaggcctagagctacaagctgattactcttgtcctaatcctaatatgttatatttctcaaatgatggaaaatacgaaatacaggacgaaactcccagtcatcacagcggcttggatccaattctaattttaaaaaaacacaaacatataagaacctgcttctcctctgtgtgtttgtgaaacgaaaagaaaagcagaaatatatagctttaggcaaccccttccccataacgtcttgctatgaaataagcttgggcagtcttgggctactgggctcactttccccattcctcgtcttcataaccgaaagaacacggcacataccacagatttcctttgcaGGATTAGGTGTCCAATACAACTAAAAAACATTGATGTGTCCACTGGTCCCTCTGCAGCCTCGCGGTCCATAgtatacatctgcaaaggaacaaagattttgaggaccacacagcccctctttatgcctttttctacttatcttcttactaatatttgagggatatctgaaggcctagagctacaagctgattactcttgtcctaatcctaatatgcTATATTTCTCAAATGATGGAAAATACGAAATACAGGACGAAACTCCCAATCATCACAGCGGCTTGGAtccaattctaattttaaaaaaacacaaacatataagaacctgcttctcctctgtgtgtttgtgaaacgaaaagaaaagcagaaatatatagctttaggcaaccccttccccataacgtcttgctatgaaataagcttgggcagtcttgggctactgggctcactttccccattcctcgtcttcataaccgaaagaacacggcacataccacagatttcctttgcaGGATTAGGTGTCCAATACAACTAAAAAACATTGATGTATCCACTGGTCTCTCTGCAGCCTCGCGGTCCATAGTATccatctgcaaaggaacaaagattttgaggaccacacagcccctctttatgcctttttctacttatcttcttactaatatttgagggatatctgaaggcctagagctacaagctgattactcttgtcctaatcctaatatgcTATATTTCTCAAATGATGGAAAATACGAAATAGAGGACGAAACTCCCAGTCATCACAGCGGCTTGGAtccaattctaattttaaaaaaacacaaacatataagaacctgcttctcctctgtgtgtttgtgaaacgaaaagaaaagcagaaatatatagctttaggcaaccccttccccataacgtcttgctatgaaataagcttgggcagtcttgggctactgggctcactttccccattcctcgtcttcataaccgaaagaacacggcacataccacagatttcctttgcaGGATTAGGTGTCCAATACAACTAAAAAACATTGATGTGTCCACTGGTCCCTCTGCAGCCTCGCGGTCCATAgtatacatctgcaaaggaacaaagattttgaggaccacacagcccctctttatgcctttttctacttatcttcttactaatatttgagggatatctgaaggcctagagctacaagctTATTATtcttgtcctaatcctaatatgcTATATTTCTCAAATGATGGAAAATACGAAATAGAGGATGAAACTCCCAGTCATCACAGCGGCTTGGAtccaattctaattttaaaaaaacacaaacatataagaacctgcttctcctctgtgtgtttgtgaaacgaaaagaaaagcagaaatatatagctttaggcaaccccttccccataacgtcttgctatgaaataagcttgggcagtcttgggctactgggctcactttccccattcctcgtcttcataaccgaaagaacacggcacataccacagatttcctttgcaGGATTAGGTGTCCAATACAACTAAAAAACATTGATGTATCCACTGGTCCCTCTGCAGCCTCGCGGTCCATAgtatacatctgcaaaggaacaaagattttgaggaccacacagcccctctttatgcctttttctacttatcttcttactaatatttgagggatatctgaaggcctagagctacaagctgattactcttgtcctaatcctaatatgcTATATTTCTCAAATGATGGAAAATACGAAATAGAGGATGAAACTCCCAGTCATCACAGCGGCTTGGAtccaattctaattttaaaaaaacacaaacatataagaacctgcttctcctctgtgtgtttgtgaaacgaaaagaaaagcagaaatatatagctttaggcaaccccttccccataacgtcttgctatgaaataagcttgggcagtcttgggctactgggctcactttccccattcctcgtcttcataaccgaaagaacacggcacataccacagatttcctttgcaGGATTAGGTGTCCAATACAACTAAAAAACATTGATGTGTCCACTGGTCCCTCTGCAGCCTCGCGGTCCATAgtatacatctgcaaaggaacaaagattttgaggaccacacagcccctctttatgcctttttctacttatcttcttactaatatttgagggatatctgaaggcctagagctacaagcttattactcttgtcctaatcctaatatgcTATATTTCTCAAATGATGGAAAATACGAAATAGAGGATGAAACTCCCAGTCATCACAGCGGCTTGGAtccaattctaattttaaaaaaacacaaacatataagaacctgcttctcctctgtgtgtttgtgaaacgaaaagaaaagcagaaatatatagctttaggcaaccccttccccataacgtcttgctatgaaataagcttgggcagtcttgggctactgggctcactttccccattcctcgtcttcataaccgaaagaacacggcacataccacagatttcctttgcaGGATTAGGTGTCCAATACAACTAAAAAACATTGATGTATCCACTGGTCCCTCTGCAGCCTCGCGGTCCATAgtatacatctgcaaaggaacaaagattttgaggaccacacagcccctctttatgcctttttctacttatcttcttactaatatttgagggatatctgaaggcctagagctacaagctgattactcttgtcctaatcctaatatgcTATATTTCTCAAATGATGGAAAATATGAAATACAGGACGAAACTCCCAGGCATCACAGCGGCTTGGAtccaattctaattttaaaaaaacacaaacatataagaacctgcttctcctctgtgtgtttgtgaaacgaaaagaaaagcagaaatatatagctttaggcaaccccttccccataacgtcttgctatgaaataagcttgggcagtcttgggctactgggctcactttccccattcctcgtcttcataaccgaaagaacACGACACATACCACAGCTTTCCTTTGCAGGATTAGGTGTCCAATACAACTAAAAAACATTGATGTATCCACTGGTCCCTCTGCAGCCTCGCGGTCCATAgtatacatctgcaaaggaacaaagattttgaggaccacacagcccctctttatgcctttttctacttatcttcttactaatatttgagggatatctgaaggcctagagctacaagctgattactcttgtcctaatcctaatatgcTATATTTCTCAAATGATGGAAAATACGAAATACAGGACAAAACTCCCAGTCATCACAGCGGCTTGGAtccaattctaattttaaaaaaacacaaacatataagaacctgcttctcctctgtgtgtttgtgaaacgaaaagaaaagcagaaatatatagctttaggcaaccccttccccataacgtcttgctatgaaataagcttgggcagtcttgggctactgggctcactttccccattcctcgtcttcataaccgaaagaacacggcacataccacagatttcctttgcaGGATTAGGTGTCCAATACAACTAAAAAACATTGATGTATCCACTGGTCCCTCTGCAGCCTCGCGGTCCATAgtatacatctgcaaaggaacaaagattttgaggaccacacagcccctctttatgcctttttctacttatcttcttactaatatttgagggatatctgaaggcctagagctacaagctgattactcttgtcctaatcctaatatgctatatttctcaaatgatggaaaatacgaaatacaggacgaaactcccagtcatcacagcggcttggatccaattctaattttaaaaaaacacaaacatataagaacctgcttctcctctgtgtgtttgtgaaacgaaaagaaaagcagaaatatatagctttaggcaaccccttccccataacgtcttgctatgaaataagcttgggcagtcttgggctactgggctcactttccccattcctcgtcttcataaccgaaagaacacggcacataccacagatttcctttgcaGGATTAGGTGTCCAATACAACTAAAAAACATTGATGTATCCACTGGTCCCTCTGCAGCCTCGCGGTCCATAgtatacatctgcaaaggaacaaagattttgaggaccacacagcccctctttatgcctttttctacttatcttcttactaatatttgagggatatctgaaggcctagagctacaagctgattactcttgtcctaatcctaatatgctatatttctcaaatgtcctTCATGCTTCTTAGTTTAGGTTTTTACATTTTAGGGGTACTTGTCACTGGCGTACCTACTAATAAGGGGCTGCATCCCTTCCAGGAATGGTGGCACCTCTGTCCAGAATAAAGTATCCTCCCTGGATACAAGATCCTCCACCCTATGTTGGTTCAATAGCTATACATACcggtatctggatttcagtccagGGGGATGCTGAGGTTTGCgcacagctgggcaggagggtccttataagaaaagacctttctctcaAAGAGCCCTTGTGCCAGTGGTTGGGAAGATACAAGTGCACATGTCTTATTGGACAGCCCCTTTCATAATGCTATTAGCTGTAATCTAATTCAACCAGGAGTGGACAACTGCCAAGgaatcccccccaaagaaaagatccaaattctgctccaaaatgaaaatcaGCAGACAAGTCTCCTTACAGACAAATTCTGCTATAAAATTGTGAGGTGTTTTTGTAAACCAGAAGGCACCTGTAGAGGTATTGCAGATGGACAGATAAAGTgctgggagaagaaatggagaagttAAGCTGTTGATCTTAGCATTGAATACTCAGTGGACGGCCTGTCCCAGATCACTTCTCTCTTCTAAGCCACAGCACTGACCATATAACAGTAGTGCAACAAGAAAGCAGTAGAACTAAGCCCTGAACAACAAAATTCCCTTAGCCTAAGCTTctcagagtcaaagctctcttgcaGACCCAGCAGTACAGGCCTTTGTTACATGGAGCTGGGATTAGCTGTGACCAGAACTCTCTACTGAGTTTATACTCTGCGACTCACTCAGATCTATTGTTGTGGAATCCATGAAGCGAAGGCCAAAGTACCGCAGAACACCCATTCACACAGAAATGAAtttctttctacccccccccccaaagttctgAGTTCGAACTAGTCAGATACCTGGGCATTTGTGGCGATAAAGCCACAATTATCTACAGCAGGTAAACCAAGTAGAAAGTAGGAGTACTCAGGTGCATCTGTATGGTCCAGTATGGATTGGCCGGCGGATTGCAAGGGATGCCGAAGTTAGCAAAGATAATGGAATATATGACATACAATATGCCACTTCCAATCATCACATCAATCCGCTTGGATCcacttctaattaaaaaaaaaagcatataagaaccttcttcgcctctgtgtgtgtgtgtttgtgaaacgaaaagaaaagaaaagcaaaaatatatagctttaggccagtggtccccaacctttttattaccggggaccactcaacaccttttactgaggcccggtgggggggggggtgtagtttactcctctactcccaaccactgccctaacgctctttgatcactatggtaatgtttaaacaccccttcaaaataagatacagacacgccccaacaatgaacataaggaacattttatcttCATGGAAATTATAACTCAataacacccaaagtgtgttgtaaagggccggagggggggggagaacgcggggcccacctccaattaattctgttttacagaaaaaACACTGCTACGCCCCGTCCCCAAATTGTAGCCCCAATGGATGAGAGGCGGTCAAGAAATTCAATAACAAgaacaacatcatcatcaacaacaacaacagtgctcTCTGCTGCAAACAAAGTTTAACTTGTGGTTCTGAATCCTGGTTTGTAGAGCCACGGTTTGTGCCTCATATGGTATGTCTTTCACTGCTGAGCCATAAACAGGAGAGAGAATGTGCAGGCCCAAGGTGCATCCCCATTGTCTCCATGCGCAGATCATGCTACTCAAAGAATTTCACTTTTCCTCTTGAAGACTTTAGATGTAAAAATATCCTGTTCTCttcttgcagtctggagaggagcttttattttgggggctctccaggtccctcctggaggcttgcACCCCTGAACGGTGGCAGTTAAGCTAGCCTCCAACTGAAACcctgagatcccacttctggggtgtcttgaagcAAGATGAAAATGGCAcataagttgagaaaagctgacatagagccagtaattgagaaacccaaaaAAGTCTAAACAAACTGATGGCATATGTTGGAGCGATAAGCTGATTACTGTTGTACTATCCGAATGtgttatatttctcaaatgtcctTCATGCTTGTTAGTTTAAGGTTTTACATTTTAGGGGGTATTTCTCACTGGTGTACCTACTAAGAAGGGGCTGAATCTCTTCCAGGAATGGTGGCACCTTCCTCCAGAATAATGTATCCTCCCTGGATTCTCCACCATATGTTGGTTCAATAGCTATATTTACGAGTATCTGGTCCAATGGTGTGTTTATTATTAGCAAAGCCTACTCACCTCTCTCGCATTGCAAATGTCAAAAACATTTGTGGTAGAACCGGCCGCCTGCTTGCCAGATGCCAAGCCAgtgggccctgttccagccctccacccTTTCCCTGGACAGGGTCTATCTCTTCCGGTCTGTCGCTGCCACCACACACTGACTGCAGTACCCCTTCCCAAGGGACAGTGAAACCCCTCGGCTGGGTTCCTGGTATTCTTGAATTAAAACCATCAATCTTTGGCCATGCCTTCTCTCTGCAGAGGAGATCTGCCCCCTTCTTGCTGGGAGATCCTggagagattcccccctcccaggaagccTGAAGCCTGTATACTCACatgctcctccccctggtggagcctgactcctctattctcattggggcatgtgacccgctcccttccctgagtctctGAGTAAACTGAGAAGCAGAAAACAAcgaacccctccccaaaattgTTGTATTACTATACAAGCATTTGTCCTCATGAATAATTGCATGGGTATTTCTGGTTGCCAACCTTCGGGCAGGGCCAGGGGATGATTATAAAAGAAAAGGTTAAACTATtacgactgatctacagacaacagagatcagatcctctggataaaatggctggtttggaggctggactccaggACATTGTACCCTCCCCAAACTTCCCCTCcaatccccaaatctacaggtatttccctacGCAGAACAGGGAACCCTAGGGGAACTActtgttttaaaaatcagtacaCAGCACAATTAAACTGCATTCCCTGAAACTCTCCTCACTCATGAtggtgtggatctgtgatttttgtggcttatGCTTTGGTTATCGATAGAAAACATGATCTTACGGTGATTTTTGGGGAGGCCCAGtggaaaaaccctgaggatccatgtTTTAG
Encoded proteins:
- the LOC143828499 gene encoding uncharacterized protein LOC143828499 isoform X3 — its product is MMYKDHMDLNVVNTAIFFSVLGYLIIKSKSVMYNMDLDNAAGPVDTSMFLSVLGHLILQRKSVMYNMDLNAAAGPVNTAIFFSVHGHLILQNKSVMYNMDLNAAAGPVNTAIFFSVLGHLIMQSKSVMYTMDREAAEGPVDTSMFFSCIGHLILQRKSVMYTMDREAAEGPVDTSMFFSCIGHLILQRKSVMYTMDREAAEGPVDTSMFFSCIGHLILQRKAVMYTMDREAAEGPVDTSMFFSCIGHLILQRKSVMYTMDREAAEGPVDTSMFFSCIGHLILQRKSVMYTMDREAAEGPVDTSMFFSCIGHLILQRKSVMYTMDREAAEGPVDTSMFFSCIGHLILQRKSVMDTMDREAAERPVDTSMFFSCIGHLILQRKSVMYTMDREAAEGPVDTSMFFSCIGHLILQRKSVMYTMDREAAEGPVNTSMFFSCIGHLILQRKSVMYKGHMDLNVVNTSIFFSVLGHLIIQSKSVVCAAYVRSSRCCSFEDGFNWVGEGDLHEIRAPEHKGKVGCHLHLA
- the LOC143828499 gene encoding uncharacterized protein LOC143828499 isoform X12, with translation MRPEGDQMYNMDLDNAAGPVDTSMFLSVLGHLILQRKSVMYNMDLNAAAGPVNTAIFFSVLGHLIMQSKSVMYTMDREAAEGPVDTSMFFSCIGHLILQRKSVMYTMDREAAEGPVDTSMFFSCIGHLILQRKSVMYTMDREAAEGPVDTSMFFSCIGHLILQRKAVMYTMDREAAEGPVDTSMFFSCIGHLILQRKSVMYTMDREAAEGPVDTSMFFSCIGHLILQRKSVMYTMDREAAEGPVDTSMFFSCIGHLILQRKSVMYTMDREAAEGPVDTSMFFSCIGHLILQRKSVMDTMDREAAERPVDTSMFFSCIGHLILQRKSVMYTMDREAAEGPVDTSMFFSCIGHLILQRKSVMYTMDREAAEGPVNTSMFFSCIGHLILQRKSVMYKGHMDLNVVNTSIFFSVLGHLIIQSKSVVCAAYVRSSRCCSFEDGFNWVGEGDLHEIRAPEHKGKVGCHLHLA
- the LOC143828499 gene encoding uncharacterized protein LOC143828499 isoform X9, encoding MRPEGDQMYKDHMDLNVVNTAIFFSVLGYLIIKSKSVMYNMDLDNAAGPVDTSMFLSVLGHLILQRKSVMYNMDLNAAAGPVNTAIFFSVLGHLIMQSKSVMYTMDREAAEGPVDTSMFFSCIGHLILQRKSVMYTMDREAAEGPVDTSMFFSCIGHLILQRKSVMYTMDREAAEGPVDTSMFFSCIGHLILQRKAVMYTMDREAAEGPVDTSMFFSCIGHLILQRKSVMYTMDREAAEGPVDTSMFFSCIGHLILQRKSVMYTMDREAAEGPVDTSMFFSCIGHLILQRKSVMYTMDREAAEGPVDTSMFFSCIGHLILQRKSVMDTMDREAAERPVDTSMFFSCIGHLILQRKSVMYTMDREAAEGPVDTSMFFSCIGHLILQRKSVMYTMDREAAEGPVNTSMFFSCIGHLILQRKSVMYKGHMDLNVVNTSIFFSVLGHLIIQSKSVVCAAYVRSSRCCSFEDGFNWVGEGDLHEIRAPEHKGKVGCHLHLA
- the LOC143828499 gene encoding uncharacterized protein LOC143828499 isoform X14; its protein translation is MYNMDLDNAAGPVDTSMFLSVLGHLILQRKSVMYNMDLNAAAGPVNTAIFFSVLGHLIMQSKSVMYTMDREAAEGPVDTSMFFSCIGHLILQRKSVMYTMDREAAEGPVDTSMFFSCIGHLILQRKSVMYTMDREAAEGPVDTSMFFSCIGHLILQRKAVMYTMDREAAEGPVDTSMFFSCIGHLILQRKSVMYTMDREAAEGPVDTSMFFSCIGHLILQRKSVMYTMDREAAEGPVDTSMFFSCIGHLILQRKSVMYTMDREAAEGPVDTSMFFSCIGHLILQRKSVMDTMDREAAERPVDTSMFFSCIGHLILQRKSVMYTMDREAAEGPVDTSMFFSCIGHLILQRKSVMYTMDREAAEGPVNTSMFFSCIGHLILQRKSVMYKGHMDLNVVNTSIFFSVLGHLIIQSKSVVCAAYVRSSRCCSFEDGFNWVGEGDLHEIRAPEHKGKVGCHLHLA
- the LOC143828499 gene encoding uncharacterized protein LOC143828499 isoform X13, with the translated sequence MYNMDLNAAAGPVNTAIFFSVHGHLILQNKSVMYNMDLNAAAGPVNTAIFFSVLGHLIMQSKSVMYTMDREAAEGPVDTSMFFSCIGHLILQRKSVMYTMDREAAEGPVDTSMFFSCIGHLILQRKSVMYTMDREAAEGPVDTSMFFSCIGHLILQRKAVMYTMDREAAEGPVDTSMFFSCIGHLILQRKSVMYTMDREAAEGPVDTSMFFSCIGHLILQRKSVMYTMDREAAEGPVDTSMFFSCIGHLILQRKSVMYTMDREAAEGPVDTSMFFSCIGHLILQRKSVMDTMDREAAERPVDTSMFFSCIGHLILQRKSVMYTMDREAAEGPVDTSMFFSCIGHLILQRKSVMYTMDREAAEGPVNTSMFFSCIGHLILQRKSVMYKGHMDLNVVNTSIFFSVLGHLIIQSKSVVCAAYVRSSRCCSFEDGFNWVGEGDLHEIRAPEHKGKVGCHLHLA
- the LOC143828499 gene encoding uncharacterized protein LOC143828499 isoform X5, with the translated sequence MYKDHMDLNVVNTAIFFSVLGYLIIKSKSVMYNMDLDNAAGPVDTSMFLSVLGHLILQRKSVMYNMDLNAAAGPVNTAIFFSVHGHLILQNKSVMYNMDLNAAAGPVNTAIFFSVLGHLIMQSKSVMYTMDREAAEGPVDTSMFFSCIGHLILQRKSVMYTMDREAAEGPVDTSMFFSCIGHLILQRKSVMYTMDREAAEGPVDTSMFFSCIGHLILQRKAVMYTMDREAAEGPVDTSMFFSCIGHLILQRKSVMYTMDREAAEGPVDTSMFFSCIGHLILQRKSVMYTMDREAAEGPVDTSMFFSCIGHLILQRKSVMYTMDREAAEGPVDTSMFFSCIGHLILQRKSVMDTMDREAAERPVDTSMFFSCIGHLILQRKSVMYTMDREAAEGPVDTSMFFSCIGHLILQRKSVMYTMDREAAEGPVNTSMFFSCIGHLILQRKSVMYKGHMDLNVVNTSIFFSVLGHLIIQSKSVVCAAYVRSSRCCSFEDGFNWVGEGDLHEIRAPEHKGKVGCHLHLA
- the LOC143828499 gene encoding uncharacterized protein LOC143828499 isoform X7, with protein sequence MRPEGDQMYNMDLDNAAGPVDTSMFLSVLGHLILQRKSVMYNMDLNAAAGPVNTAIFFSVHGHLILQNKSVMYNMDLNAAAGPVNTAIFFSVLGHLIMQSKSVMYTMDREAAEGPVDTSMFFSCIGHLILQRKSVMYTMDREAAEGPVDTSMFFSCIGHLILQRKSVMYTMDREAAEGPVDTSMFFSCIGHLILQRKAVMYTMDREAAEGPVDTSMFFSCIGHLILQRKSVMYTMDREAAEGPVDTSMFFSCIGHLILQRKSVMYTMDREAAEGPVDTSMFFSCIGHLILQRKSVMYTMDREAAEGPVDTSMFFSCIGHLILQRKSVMDTMDREAAERPVDTSMFFSCIGHLILQRKSVMYTMDREAAEGPVDTSMFFSCIGHLILQRKSVMYTMDREAAEGPVNTSMFFSCIGHLILQRKSVMYKGHMDLNVVNTSIFFSVLGHLIIQSKSVVCAAYVRSSRCCSFEDGFNWVGEGDLHEIRAPEHKGKVGCHLHLA
- the LOC143828499 gene encoding uncharacterized protein LOC143828499 isoform X10; protein product: MMYNMDLDNAAGPVDTSMFLSVLGHLILQRKSVMYNMDLNAAAGPVNTAIFFSVHGHLILQNKSVMYNMDLNAAAGPVNTAIFFSVLGHLIMQSKSVMYTMDREAAEGPVDTSMFFSCIGHLILQRKSVMYTMDREAAEGPVDTSMFFSCIGHLILQRKSVMYTMDREAAEGPVDTSMFFSCIGHLILQRKAVMYTMDREAAEGPVDTSMFFSCIGHLILQRKSVMYTMDREAAEGPVDTSMFFSCIGHLILQRKSVMYTMDREAAEGPVDTSMFFSCIGHLILQRKSVMYTMDREAAEGPVDTSMFFSCIGHLILQRKSVMDTMDREAAERPVDTSMFFSCIGHLILQRKSVMYTMDREAAEGPVDTSMFFSCIGHLILQRKSVMYTMDREAAEGPVNTSMFFSCIGHLILQRKSVMYKGHMDLNVVNTSIFFSVLGHLIIQSKSVVCAAYVRSSRCCSFEDGFNWVGEGDLHEIRAPEHKGKVGCHLHLA
- the LOC143828499 gene encoding uncharacterized protein LOC143828499 isoform X6; the encoded protein is MRPEGDQMYKDHMDLNVVNTAIFFSVLGYLIIKSKSVMYNMDLDNAAGPVDTSMFLSVLGHLILQRKSVMYNMDLNAAAGPVNTAIFFSVHGHLILQNKSVMYNMDLNAAAGPVNTAIFFSVLGHLIMQSKSVMYTMDREAAEGPVDTSMFFSCIGHLILQRKSVMYTMDREAAEGPVDTSMFFSCIGHLILQRKSVMYTMDREAAEGPVDTSMFFSCIGHLILQRKAVMYTMDREAAEGPVDTSMFFSCIGHLILQRKSVMYTMDREAAEGPVDTSMFFSCIGHLILQRKSVMYTMDREAAEGPVDTSMFFSCIGHLILQRKSVMYTMDREAAEGPVDTSMFFSCIGHLILQRKSVMDTMDREAAERPVDTSMFFSCIGHLILQRKSVMYTMDREAAEGPVDTSMFFSCIGHLILQRKSVMYTMDREAAEGPVNTSMFFSCIGHLILQRKSVMYKGHMDLNVVNTSIFFSVLGHLIIQSKSVIHHDIPMLEEEEAHSTECCINF
- the LOC143828499 gene encoding uncharacterized protein LOC143828499 isoform X1, whose protein sequence is MRPEGDQMYKDHMDLNVVNTAIFFSVLGYLIIKSKSVMYNMDLDNAAGPVDTSMFLSVLGHLILQRKSVMYNMDLNAAAGPVNTAIFFSVHGHLILQNKSVMYNMDLNAAAGPVNTAIFFSVLGHLIMQSKSVMYTMDREAAEGPVDTSMFFSCIGHLILQRKSVMYTMDREAAEGPVDTSMFFSCIGHLILQRKSVMYTMDREAAEGPVDTSMFFSCIGHLILQRKAVMYTMDREAAEGPVDTSMFFSCIGHLILQRKSVMYTMDREAAEGPVDTSMFFSCIGHLILQRKSVMYTMDREAAEGPVDTSMFFSCIGHLILQRKSVMYTMDREAAEGPVDTSMFFSCIGHLILQRKSVMDTMDREAAERPVDTSMFFSCIGHLILQRKSVMYTMDREAAEGPVDTSMFFSCIGHLILQRKSVMYTMDREAAEGPVNTSMFFSCIGHLILQRKSVMYKGHMDLNVVNTSIFFSVLGHLIIQSKSVVCAAYVRSSRCCSFEDGFNWVGEGDLHEIRAPEHKGKVGCHLHLA
- the LOC143828499 gene encoding uncharacterized protein LOC143828499 isoform X11 codes for the protein MYNMDLDNAAGPVDTSMFLSVLGHLILQRKSVMYNMDLNAAAGPVNTAIFFSVHGHLILQNKSVMYNMDLNAAAGPVNTAIFFSVLGHLIMQSKSVMYTMDREAAEGPVDTSMFFSCIGHLILQRKSVMYTMDREAAEGPVDTSMFFSCIGHLILQRKSVMYTMDREAAEGPVDTSMFFSCIGHLILQRKAVMYTMDREAAEGPVDTSMFFSCIGHLILQRKSVMYTMDREAAEGPVDTSMFFSCIGHLILQRKSVMYTMDREAAEGPVDTSMFFSCIGHLILQRKSVMYTMDREAAEGPVDTSMFFSCIGHLILQRKSVMDTMDREAAERPVDTSMFFSCIGHLILQRKSVMYTMDREAAEGPVDTSMFFSCIGHLILQRKSVMYTMDREAAEGPVNTSMFFSCIGHLILQRKSVMYKGHMDLNVVNTSIFFSVLGHLIIQSKSVVCAAYVRSSRCCSFEDGFNWVGEGDLHEIRAPEHKGKVGCHLHLA
- the LOC143828499 gene encoding uncharacterized protein LOC143828499 isoform X2 — translated: MRPEGDQMYKDHMDLNVVNTAIFFSVLGYLIIKSKSVMYNMDLDNAAGPVDTSMFLSVLGHLILQRKSVMYNMDLNAAAGPVNTAIFFSVHGHLILQNKSVMYNMDLNAAAGPVNTAIFFSVLGHLIMQSKSVMYTMDREAAEGPVDTSMFFSCIGHLILQRKSVMYTMDREAAEGPVDTSMFFSCIGHLILQRKSVMYTMDREAAEGPVDTSMFFSCIGHLILQRKAVMYTMDREAAEGPVDTSMFFSCIGHLILQRKSVMYTMDREAAEGPVDTSMFFSCIGHLILQRKSVMYTMDREAAEGPVDTSMFFSCIGHLILQRKSVMYTMDREAAEGPVDTSMFFSCIGHLILQRKSVMDTMDREAAERPVDTSMFFSCIGHLILQRKSVMYTMDREAAEGPVDTSMFFSCIGHLILQRKSVMYTMDREAAEGPVNTSMFFSCIGHLILQRKSVMYKGHMDLNVVNTSIFFSVLGHLIIQSKSVNLIQGARMTGSFILYFVFSVTYGFIMTFLCWKRRKPIQLNAV